In a single window of the Pseudogemmatithrix spongiicola genome:
- a CDS encoding IS110 family transposase — protein MFVGIDVAKATVVVALHPSGETWTTGTSAKELRALARRLAALRPAHVVLEPTGGYELPVLMALGAQALPVSLVAPARVREYARSHGQFAKTDVLDARMLARFAAERPVQAVTLPDAAHRTLMQLVARRRQLDEMLVAERLRLDQQRLFPDSPVVADIEETIAFLEAKGRDLDRQLQAHIAAHPQWRETAALLRSVPGIGPVTVATLLAFLPELGTLSRREIAALVGVAPLAQDSGAWHGRRHIRGGRADVRRVLYMAALTAAHHNPALKAFYARLRARGKTAKQALTACSRKLIVVCNTILKTKQPWQAPRPATA, from the coding sequence ATGTTTGTCGGCATCGATGTGGCGAAGGCGACCGTCGTGGTCGCGCTCCATCCGAGCGGCGAGACGTGGACGACGGGCACGAGCGCCAAGGAGTTGCGCGCGCTCGCGCGGCGCCTCGCGGCGCTGCGGCCTGCGCACGTCGTGCTCGAGCCCACCGGCGGCTACGAGCTCCCCGTGCTGATGGCCCTCGGCGCGCAGGCCCTGCCGGTGAGCCTCGTCGCGCCGGCGCGCGTGCGCGAGTACGCGCGCTCGCACGGGCAGTTCGCGAAGACCGACGTGCTCGACGCGCGGATGCTCGCGCGCTTCGCGGCCGAGCGGCCCGTGCAGGCCGTCACGCTCCCCGACGCCGCGCACCGCACCCTGATGCAGCTCGTCGCCCGCCGGCGCCAGCTCGACGAGATGCTCGTCGCCGAGCGGCTGCGCCTCGACCAGCAGCGGCTCTTCCCCGACTCGCCCGTCGTCGCCGACATCGAGGAGACGATCGCGTTCCTCGAGGCGAAGGGGCGCGACCTCGACCGGCAGCTCCAGGCCCACATCGCCGCGCACCCGCAGTGGCGCGAGACGGCCGCGCTGCTGCGCAGCGTCCCCGGGATCGGCCCCGTGACGGTCGCGACGCTGCTCGCGTTCCTGCCCGAGCTCGGGACGCTCTCGCGCCGCGAGATCGCCGCCCTGGTCGGCGTCGCGCCGCTCGCGCAGGACAGTGGCGCCTGGCACGGCCGGCGGCACATCCGCGGCGGTCGCGCCGACGTCCGCCGCGTGCTCTACATGGCCGCGCTCACGGCGGCGCACCACAATCCCGCGCTCAAGGCCTTCTACGCGCGGCTGCGCGCGCGCGGCAAGACGGCGAAGCAGGCGCTCACCGCCTGCAGCCGCAAGCTCATCGTCGTCTGCAACACGATCCTCAAAACGAAGCAGCCGTGGCAGGCCCCGAGGCCCGCCACGGCATAA
- the dnaX gene encoding DNA polymerase III subunit gamma/tau has product MSLALARKYRPRKFADVAVQSHVANTLRNAILTDRVAHAYLFCGPRGTGKTTLARVLAMALNCERRREDREPCGDCPSCQRVWGGGASLDVVEIDAASNRGVDDARDLRERAMYAPSGEDRYKVYIIDEAHMLTREAWNALLKILEEPPPRVVFVFATTEPQKIQQAAAPVLSRVQRFDLRRIGPADVKLRLATVLTQEGIAADDDALGMLARAADGSMRDALSLTDQVLSLGEGAVTAPRVRDALGLVPEDEHLALLDLVIERRAGDVFAAVQRLADHGVDFPVLLSEFAEILRAQLAVVLGGQLPDVSERLAEELPKRATHFAAGDLLRMLSLLVETEPQLKRSGQQQLLFETLLVRCALLDRTVQIEELLRGGGAGGAPSGGSPRSASGPSAGASAGAATARAPMRAAPPVARDAAAPSRAEPASVAAPPPRPAALRERPVAAAPTVADVADVATQVAAPTALEINRVVEHWDAIVDGIVRDGRALLGAALGHATPTAVTAAGVVTLMVDAEAQADLIVQQEAAILAALRKRFDPVTRLNVQAAAADAAPRRLNERAVKADRMAMLRKQSPLLDAAVDALDLELLD; this is encoded by the coding sequence ATGTCGCTCGCCCTCGCGCGGAAGTATCGCCCCCGGAAGTTCGCCGACGTGGCCGTGCAGTCGCACGTGGCAAACACGCTGCGCAACGCGATCCTGACCGACCGTGTGGCCCACGCGTACCTGTTCTGTGGCCCGCGCGGCACGGGCAAGACCACGTTGGCCCGCGTGCTCGCCATGGCCCTCAACTGCGAGCGGCGCCGGGAGGATCGCGAACCCTGCGGGGACTGCCCGTCCTGCCAGCGCGTGTGGGGCGGCGGGGCCTCGCTCGACGTCGTCGAGATCGACGCCGCCTCGAACCGCGGCGTCGATGACGCCCGGGACCTCCGCGAACGCGCGATGTATGCGCCGTCGGGGGAAGACCGCTACAAGGTCTACATCATCGACGAGGCGCACATGCTCACGCGCGAGGCGTGGAACGCCCTCCTCAAGATCCTCGAGGAGCCGCCGCCGCGCGTCGTGTTCGTGTTCGCCACGACCGAGCCGCAGAAGATCCAGCAGGCCGCGGCGCCCGTGCTGTCGCGCGTGCAGCGCTTTGACCTGCGCCGCATCGGGCCCGCCGATGTCAAGCTGCGCCTGGCCACCGTGCTCACGCAGGAAGGCATCGCGGCGGACGACGATGCCCTGGGCATGCTCGCCCGCGCCGCCGACGGCTCGATGCGCGATGCGCTCTCGCTCACCGACCAGGTCCTGTCGCTTGGCGAAGGCGCCGTCACCGCGCCCCGCGTGCGCGATGCCCTCGGCCTTGTGCCCGAGGACGAGCACCTCGCCCTGCTCGACCTGGTCATCGAGCGACGCGCCGGCGACGTGTTCGCCGCCGTGCAGCGCCTCGCCGACCACGGTGTCGATTTTCCCGTGCTGTTGAGCGAGTTCGCCGAGATCCTGCGCGCCCAGCTGGCGGTGGTGCTCGGGGGGCAGCTGCCCGATGTCTCGGAGCGGCTGGCCGAGGAACTGCCGAAGCGCGCGACGCACTTCGCCGCGGGCGACCTGCTGCGCATGCTCTCCCTGCTCGTCGAGACGGAGCCGCAACTCAAGCGCTCGGGGCAGCAGCAGCTGCTCTTCGAGACCCTGTTGGTGCGCTGCGCACTGCTCGACCGCACGGTGCAGATCGAAGAACTGCTGCGCGGCGGCGGGGCAGGAGGCGCGCCCTCCGGCGGATCGCCGCGCAGCGCATCGGGCCCATCGGCGGGCGCGTCGGCGGGCGCCGCCACGGCCCGTGCCCCGATGCGTGCCGCGCCGCCCGTCGCGCGCGACGCTGCCGCGCCGAGCCGCGCGGAACCTGCGAGCGTGGCCGCGCCGCCGCCGCGCCCGGCCGCGCTGCGCGAACGCCCCGTCGCCGCGGCCCCGACCGTCGCCGACGTCGCCGACGTCGCCACGCAGGTTGCGGCGCCGACGGCACTCGAGATCAATCGCGTGGTCGAGCACTGGGACGCGATCGTCGACGGCATCGTCCGCGACGGTCGCGCGCTGCTGGGTGCGGCGCTCGGACATGCGACGCCGACCGCCGTCACGGCGGCGGGCGTCGTCACGCTCATGGTCGACGCCGAGGCGCAAGCCGACCTCATCGTGCAGCAAGAGGCGGCCATCCTCGCCGCGCTGCGCAAGCGCTTCGATCCCGTGACGCGGCTCAACGTGCAGGCCGCGGCCGCCGATGCCGCGCCGCGCCGGCTCAATGAGCGGGCCGTGAAGGCCGACCGCATGGCCATGCTGCGCAAGCAGAGCCCGCTGCTCGACGCCGCCGTCGATGCGCTCGACCTCGAACTGCTGGACTGA
- a CDS encoding YbaB/EbfC family nucleoid-associated protein — protein MTDFMKMLQQAQQMTGKLQEVQDKLAKATVTGSAGGGMVKVEADGKGMVKRVSIDPSVVNPADVEMLEDLLAVALQEAQRKARELGEEEMKAVAGGLGLPGLGGLPFKLPF, from the coding sequence ATGACCGACTTCATGAAGATGCTGCAGCAGGCCCAGCAGATGACGGGCAAGCTGCAAGAGGTGCAGGACAAGCTCGCCAAGGCCACGGTCACGGGCAGCGCCGGCGGCGGCATGGTGAAGGTCGAGGCCGACGGAAAGGGCATGGTGAAGCGCGTGTCCATCGATCCGTCCGTCGTGAATCCCGCCGATGTCGAGATGCTCGAGGACCTGCTGGCCGTCGCGCTGCAGGAAGCGCAGCGCAAGGCACGCGAACTCGGTGAGGAAGAGATGAAAGCCGTCGCGGGCGGCCTCGGGTTGCCCGGACTTGGCGGACTGCCCTTCAAGCTCCCGTTCTGA